The following is a genomic window from Miscanthus floridulus cultivar M001 chromosome 14, ASM1932011v1, whole genome shotgun sequence.
caacCCTCGCCAGCGTCAGTTCCCCTCCACCGCACCTGCAGCCACCCACGATCAAAAACAAAACCATCCTCACTCTCCCTGCTGCCAGCCAACCAAGCTCCAAGCACGCACAGCCAGTCAGCCACACCACATACACCAAGTCATGGCCGGCGTGAACTCCAGCGTCGTCGGGCTCAAGCCCGCCGCGGCAGTGCCCCAGGCTGCCGCCGCCTCGTTGCCGGCGAAGCGGGTGCAGCTGGTCGCGCCCGAGGGCCGCCGCGCCGCGCTGCTCGGCCTGGCGGCCGTGTTCGCCGTAACCGCCACCACCGGATCGGCCAAGGCCGGGATAATCGATGAGTACCTTGAGAAGAGCAAGGCCAACAAGGTCAGTCAGTTTTGTGTGTATATTTGTCAGAGTTGTTTGCTTGTTTCAGTGCATGTGAAACCTGACAGGATTTTTTTTGCTGCGATCGATCAGGAGCTGAACGACAAGAAGAGGCTGGCAACCAGCGGCGCCAACTTTGCGCGCGCCTACACTGTCGAG
Proteins encoded in this region:
- the LOC136504651 gene encoding photosystem I reaction center subunit N, chloroplastic-like — translated: MAGVNSSVVGLKPAAAVPQAAAASLPAKRVQLVAPEGRRAALLGLAAVFAVTATTGSAKAGIIDEYLEKSKANKELNDKKRLATSGANFARAYTVEFGSCTFPYNFTGCQDLAKQKKVPFITDDLEIECEGKEKFKCGSNVFWKWGEAK